The Halomonas sp. THAF5a genome segment CGCCCCTATTTCCCCTCCGAGGATGTGATCACCGCCGATAGCTTCCTCGCCGAGGAGCGGCAGCCCCGACTCGCCGATGAGCCAGACCGCACCACCCGCGTGATCAACCTGTGCAGCGAGCTCGACGACCTGGGCACCGGCTACTACGTCTCGCTGCTGGCTCAGGCACGCGGTCAGCGCGTGCTGCCCACGGTGGAGACGCTCAATGCGCTCGGGCGCAAGGCGCTGGTCGACCTGCAGCTCGATGGCCTGAAGGCCCTGCTCGACGACCTGAGCCGCCAGGGCGCCCTGCGCGGCGACCGGCTGACCCTGCGGGTGCTGTTCGGTGACTGCCGGGAGCCGGGCCTTTCACGCCTGGCGCGCAAGCTCTTCGAGCGCCTGCCCTGCCCGCTGCTCGAGGCGCGGCTGGTGCGTCGCCACGACGCCTGGCGACTGGCACGCCTGAAGCCGCTGCGACTGCGGGAGCTGACCGTCGACGAGCAGGACCTGTTCGCGACGGCGCTCAACCGCCACTCACGGCAAGTATGGCGCACTCCCAAGGCGCGTCGCCGCTACCGCTTCGATCTGGCGATCCTGGTCGATCCCGAGGAGACGCTGCCACCGAGCAACCGCGGGGCGCTGAAGGCCTTCATCCGCGCCGGACGCCGACAGGGCATCGACGTCTCGCTGGTCACCCGCCGCGACGCCGGGCGCCTTGCCGAGTTCGACGGCCTGTTCATTCGCGAGACCACCGCGCTGAATCACCATACCTATCGCATGGCCCGGCGCGCGGAGCACGAGGGGCTGGTGGTGATCGATGCTCCCCGCGACATCCTGCGTTGCACCAACAAGGTCTACCTGCACGCCCTGCTGCGGGCCAAGGGCGTGCCGGCCCCAGAGGGCATCCTGCTCAAGCGCGGCGATCGTCGACCGCTGGCCGAACGGGTCGCGGGCCTGGGCTTCCCGCTGGTCCTGAAGATTCCCGACGGCGCCTTCTCCCGCGGTATCGTCAAGGTGACCTCGCTGCAGGAGCTCGCGCACGAGTCCGAGCGACTCTTCGCCACCTCCGCCCTGCTGCTGCTCCAGGAGTGGCTGCCCACCGCGTTCGACTGGCGCATCGGCGTGCTCGACGGCCAGGTGCTGTTCGCGAGCCGCTACTACATGGCCCGAGGCCACTGGCAGATCTACCACCACGCCGGCGGGCGAGTGAAGAGCGGCGGCTTCACCACCCACGATCCCGCCGAGGTCCCCCCCGCCGTGATCAAGGCGGCGCTGCGCGCCACCCGGCTGATCGGCGACGGCTTCTATGGGGTCGACATCAAGCAGGTCGGCGACCGGGTCGTGGTGATCGAGGTCAACGACAATCCCAACGTGGATGCCGGCATCGAGGATGCCGTGCTCGGCCGAGCGCTCTATGAGCGGATCATGGCCGTCTTCCTGGCGCGCATGGAGGCCCGTGTCGGCCAGCGCGACGGCCTCGACGGCTGACGCCCGGACGGTTCTGGCGTATGCTGCCAGTCCTTGACAAGCCTTGTACACGCCACGGAGCTCCGATGAACGATCGCGATACCCGCCATCAGCAGGCGATGCAGAAACTCAAGACCCGGGTCGACGAGAAGGTCGCCGAGGCGACCGAGCAGCGCGGGCTGCTGCTGGTCTTCACCGGCAACGGCAAGGGCAAGACCACCGCCGCCTGGGGCACCGTGACCCGGGCGCTGGGCTACGGCTACCGGGTCGGGGTGGTGCAGTTCATCAAGGGGCTCTGGGAGTGCGGCGAGCGAGAGCGGCTGGCCGAGGACCCGAACCTCGAGGTCGCCGTCATGGCCACCGGCTTCACCTGGGACACCCAGGACCGCGAGGCCGATACCCGCGCCTGCCGGGAGGTGTGGGCCGAGGCCGAGCGGATGCTCACCGACCCCGACCTCTATCTGGTGGTGCTCGACGAGATCACCTACATGCTCAAGTTCGGCTACCTGGACATCGCCACCGTGAAGGCGGCGCTGGCGAAGCGCCCCGCCGACCAGACGGTGATCGTCACCGGGCGCAATGCCCACCGCGAGCTCGTCGCCCTGGCCGACACCGTCACCGAGATGAACGAGGTGCGCCACGCCTTCAACAACGGCCTCCAGGCGCGTCGAGGCATCGACTACTAACTCCATTATTTTCAATAAGCTACGTCACTCTCGCGAGACATCGTCGTCAGCAGGCAACATGTAAGACACTGATTTGAAAGTAATTAAAACACCTGCTCCATAAGCGTCGCATCATCGCGACGCCCTGACCCTTCCCGACGGGCGTCCACGCCCGCTTCCCTTCCCTCGCCCGGCCCGCCAGGCGGCGCCATATGCCGCCTGGCCAAAGAGTGGCACGCATCTTGCTCCCGGCCCTGATCGTCAATGCAACGTTGCGCACCCCCGCCCTGCGCGGGGCCGTCACGGCCATCGAGCGAGGAGCAAACGATCATGAAAATCACCATCTTCGGATCCGGTTACGTGGGCCTGGTCACCGGGGCCTGCCTGGCCGATGTCGGCCACGACGTGATGTGCGTCGACGTGGACGAGGACAAGGTCGCCCGGCTCAACGCCGGCGAGGTGCCGATCTACGAGCCCGGGCTCGAGAGCCTGATCCGCCAGAACCGCGCGGCCGGCCGGCTGCACTTCACCACCGATGCCGAGCGGGCCGTGGCCTTCGGGCTGCTGCAGTTCATCGCGGTGGGCACGCCGTCGGACGAGGACGGCAGCGCCGACCTGCGCCACGTGCTGAAGGTCGCCGAGACCATCGCCACCCACATGACCGAGTACCGCATCGTCGTCGACAAGTCGACGGTGCCGGTTGGCACCGCCAGCCGGGTGGCGCGGACCATTGCCGCCGAACTCGAGCGGCGCGGCGTCGCGCATGACTTCGATGTCTGCTCCAACCCGGAATTCCTCAAGGAGGGCGCGGCCATCGAGGACTTCTCCCGCGGCTCGCGCATCGTGGTGGGCACCGAGTCGGAGCGGGTCCGGCGCGCCATGCGCGAGTGCTACGGCCCCTACAACCGCCAGAAGGACAAGCTGATGTTCATGGGCGTGCGCAGCGCCGAGCTGACCAAGTACGCCGCCAACGCCATGCTCGCCACCAAGATCAGCTTCATCAACGAGATCGCCAACCTCTCGGAGCGCCTGGGCGCCGACATCGAGGAGGTGCGCCACGGCATCGGCAGCGACCCGCGCATCGGCTACAGCTTCATCTACCCGGGCTGCGGCTACGGCGGCTCCTGCTTCCCCAAGGACGTGAAGGCGCTGGCGCGCACCGCCGAACAGGTCGGCCACCCCGCCGAGATGGTGGCCGCCGTCGAGAGCGTCAACGCCCGCCAGAAGTCGCGGCTGTTCGAGATGCTCTGCCAGGCCTTCAACGGCGAGCTCGCCGGCAAGACCATCGCGCTGTGGGGGCTGGCCTTCAAGCCCAACACCGATGACATGCGCGAGGCCCCCAGCCGCGCGCTGATGGAGGCCCTGTGGGCCGCCGGTGCACGGGTCCAGGCCTACGACCCGGAAGCCCGCGAGGAGTGCCGCCGACTCTATGGCGAGCGCGACGACCTGGTGCTGGCCGGCCAGCGCGACCAGGCCCTGGAGGGCGCCGATGCGCTGGTGATCTGCACCGAGTGGAAGGCCTTTCGCACCGTGGACTTCGATCACCTGCGCGAAGCGCTCGCCTCGCCGGTGCTGGTCGACGGCCGCAACCTCTTCCCCCCCGAGACGGTGAAGGCGGCGGGGCTGTCCTACTACGCCATCGGCCGGGGTGACTCCGTGCGTCCCGTCCTCGCCTGAGGCCTCGCCATGTCGAAGCTCCCCGACCACACCTCCGTCGCCAGCAAGGTGACGGAGGTCACCGCCCTGCTGCTGCTGCTGGCCCTGCTGGTGCTGCTGCTCTCCGAGCTGCCGTCGGAAGTCTTCTCGCCGGCATCGAAGAGCTTCTTCTTCGCCATCGGCGCCATCGGCGCCTGGCGCTACTCCTGGTGGTTCGTCCAGGCGCTGCGCTCGGTGTGGTACAACCGGCGCATCTTCCCGCGGCTGCGCGCCGCGGCGGACGCCGCCGGCGAGGCCGCCAAGCCCAGCGAGCTGTACGTGCTGTGCACCTCGTTCCGCATCGATGCCGACGTCAGCTATCGGGTCTACGAGGCGCTGGTGCGCGAGGTCCGGGACTACGGCGTCCCGACCA includes the following:
- a CDS encoding RimK family protein, giving the protein MCPLRIVVDRLEDWRPYFPSEDVITADSFLAEERQPRLADEPDRTTRVINLCSELDDLGTGYYVSLLAQARGQRVLPTVETLNALGRKALVDLQLDGLKALLDDLSRQGALRGDRLTLRVLFGDCREPGLSRLARKLFERLPCPLLEARLVRRHDAWRLARLKPLRLRELTVDEQDLFATALNRHSRQVWRTPKARRRYRFDLAILVDPEETLPPSNRGALKAFIRAGRRQGIDVSLVTRRDAGRLAEFDGLFIRETTALNHHTYRMARRAEHEGLVVIDAPRDILRCTNKVYLHALLRAKGVPAPEGILLKRGDRRPLAERVAGLGFPLVLKIPDGAFSRGIVKVTSLQELAHESERLFATSALLLLQEWLPTAFDWRIGVLDGQVLFASRYYMARGHWQIYHHAGGRVKSGGFTTHDPAEVPPAVIKAALRATRLIGDGFYGVDIKQVGDRVVVIEVNDNPNVDAGIEDAVLGRALYERIMAVFLARMEARVGQRDGLDG
- the cobO gene encoding cob(I)yrinic acid a,c-diamide adenosyltransferase, whose protein sequence is MNDRDTRHQQAMQKLKTRVDEKVAEATEQRGLLLVFTGNGKGKTTAAWGTVTRALGYGYRVGVVQFIKGLWECGERERLAEDPNLEVAVMATGFTWDTQDREADTRACREVWAEAERMLTDPDLYLVVLDEITYMLKFGYLDIATVKAALAKRPADQTVIVTGRNAHRELVALADTVTEMNEVRHAFNNGLQARRGIDY
- a CDS encoding UDP-glucose/GDP-mannose dehydrogenase family protein; amino-acid sequence: MKITIFGSGYVGLVTGACLADVGHDVMCVDVDEDKVARLNAGEVPIYEPGLESLIRQNRAAGRLHFTTDAERAVAFGLLQFIAVGTPSDEDGSADLRHVLKVAETIATHMTEYRIVVDKSTVPVGTASRVARTIAAELERRGVAHDFDVCSNPEFLKEGAAIEDFSRGSRIVVGTESERVRRAMRECYGPYNRQKDKLMFMGVRSAELTKYAANAMLATKISFINEIANLSERLGADIEEVRHGIGSDPRIGYSFIYPGCGYGGSCFPKDVKALARTAEQVGHPAEMVAAVESVNARQKSRLFEMLCQAFNGELAGKTIALWGLAFKPNTDDMREAPSRALMEALWAAGARVQAYDPEAREECRRLYGERDDLVLAGQRDQALEGADALVICTEWKAFRTVDFDHLREALASPVLVDGRNLFPPETVKAAGLSYYAIGRGDSVRPVLA